The Fervidibacillus albus genome contains a region encoding:
- a CDS encoding DUF6470 family protein: protein MRIPQIRMESTFMQIGLQIDQPIQRIEQPKAILEIEQPKAVVQMETTPGKLSIDQSQAFAEENRKPIAEVVRETAQIAKQTAMEGTKRRAREGRELMEIEKGGNPIVSQAMEHSKRPEKQLSIGWIPSYGSVKIHYEPGEVDIRITPQKPIIEAIPQKPIHDYTPGNVSVYIRQWNSLKIDVINLFDESV, encoded by the coding sequence ATGCGTATTCCACAAATCCGAATGGAATCGACCTTTATGCAAATCGGCTTACAAATAGACCAGCCGATTCAACGAATTGAACAACCGAAGGCCATTTTAGAAATTGAGCAACCGAAAGCAGTTGTCCAAATGGAAACGACCCCGGGAAAACTTTCAATCGACCAATCCCAAGCCTTCGCCGAAGAAAATCGTAAGCCTATTGCTGAAGTCGTTCGTGAGACGGCACAAATTGCTAAACAAACTGCAATGGAAGGGACGAAAAGGCGAGCTCGAGAAGGGAGGGAATTGATGGAGATTGAAAAGGGCGGAAATCCAATCGTCTCTCAAGCAATGGAACATAGTAAACGACCAGAAAAACAGCTTTCCATTGGTTGGATTCCTTCCTACGGTAGCGTAAAAATCCATTATGAGCCTGGGGAAGTTGATATTCGCATCACACCGCAAAAACCGATTATTGAAGCGATTCCCCAAAAACCGATCCACGACTACACCCCCGGCAACGTTTCGGTCTATATTCGACAATGGAATTCACTTAAAATTGACGTGATCAATTTATTCGATGAGTCGGTGTAA
- the fliW gene encoding flagellar assembly protein FliW, with protein MNIQTKYHGELTIDEKNIVIFEKGIPGFPDENRFVFFPLMDDELYTVMQSVQTPNIAFVVIIPFLFFNNYEFDLEDGIVQQLDIERPDDVQIYTILTLRDPFDQTTANLQAPIVINRKNKKGKQVILNSDAYSTRQRLFPSPKLLKGGAGC; from the coding sequence ATGAACATTCAAACGAAATACCACGGTGAACTTACCATCGACGAAAAAAACATTGTTATTTTTGAAAAGGGCATCCCTGGCTTTCCTGATGAAAACCGATTCGTTTTCTTTCCATTGATGGATGATGAATTGTATACGGTGATGCAGTCGGTTCAAACGCCAAACATCGCATTTGTTGTCATCATTCCGTTTCTATTTTTCAATAATTACGAATTCGATTTGGAAGATGGAATCGTTCAACAACTCGATATTGAGCGTCCCGATGACGTCCAAATCTATACCATTTTAACGCTTCGCGACCCCTTTGACCAAACAACTGCGAACCTCCAAGCACCTATTGTCATCAATCGGAAAAATAAGAAAGGAAAGCAAGTCATTTTAAATAGTGACGCATATTCAACGAGACAACGACTCTTCCCATCCCCTAAATTGTTGAAGGGGGGAGCCGGATGTTAA
- the csrA gene encoding carbon storage regulator CsrA, whose protein sequence is MLILSRKTGEAIQIGDDIEIRIVSVKGDQVKLGIDAPKHVEIYRKEIVDEIQKENQQATIFSGNPADLVKKP, encoded by the coding sequence ATGTTAATTTTATCGCGAAAAACGGGAGAGGCAATCCAAATCGGCGATGACATTGAGATTCGTATCGTCTCAGTAAAAGGAGATCAGGTGAAACTTGGCATTGACGCCCCGAAACACGTCGAGATTTACCGAAAGGAAATCGTCGATGAAATTCAAAAAGAAAATCAACAAGCGACTATTTTTTCCGGCAACCCAGCTGATTTAGTAAAAAAGCCTTAG
- a CDS encoding flagellin yields MRINHNISALNTYNSLTSNNSAIQSNMEKLSSGLRINRAGDDAAGLSISEKMRGQIRGLDMATKNAEDGISLIQTAEGALNETHSILQRMRELAVQAANDTNTTDDRAELQKEVSALIEEIDRISTDTEFNTQALLDGSFTGKVIHIGANTGQTLTVSIGTMGASALGVESVDISTQTGANSAIDSIDAAIKSVSSQRSDLGAIQNRLEHTINNLETTSENLTAAESRIRDVDMAEEMMEYTKNSILSQASQAMLAQANQLPQGVLQLLQ; encoded by the coding sequence ATGAGAATCAATCACAATATCTCAGCTTTAAACACGTACAATAGTTTAACTTCCAACAATTCTGCTATTCAAAGCAACATGGAAAAATTATCTTCTGGTCTTCGGATTAATCGTGCAGGAGATGATGCAGCAGGTCTTTCAATTTCCGAAAAAATGCGTGGCCAAATCCGCGGTCTTGACATGGCTACGAAAAATGCTGAAGATGGTATTTCTTTAATCCAAACGGCTGAAGGTGCATTAAACGAAACCCACTCGATCTTACAACGTATGCGTGAATTAGCAGTTCAAGCTGCAAACGATACGAATACAACAGATGATCGTGCTGAACTCCAAAAAGAAGTTTCAGCTTTAATTGAAGAAATTGATCGCATTTCGACTGATACAGAATTTAATACTCAAGCCTTATTAGATGGTTCGTTTACTGGAAAAGTAATTCATATTGGCGCCAATACAGGACAAACATTAACAGTATCAATCGGTACAATGGGTGCTAGTGCACTTGGTGTTGAAAGTGTAGATATTAGTACACAAACTGGTGCTAACAGTGCAATTGATTCTATAGATGCTGCAATTAAATCTGTTTCTTCACAACGTTCTGATCTCGGTGCGATTCAAAACCGTTTAGAGCACACAATTAACAACTTAGAAACAACCTCAGAAAACTTAACGGCTGCAGAATCTCGGATTCGCGATGTAGATATGGCAGAAGAAATGATGGAATATACGAAGAACAGTATTTTGTCTCAAGCTTCTCAAGCTATGCTTGCTCAGGCAAATCAGTTGCCACAAGGTGTTCTTCAATTATTGCAATAA
- a CDS encoding motility associated factor glycosyltransferase family protein translates to MYTVTKEINARKIELYIVHENVTKKTISLNSKVSPKKEIEKFGKQIQNNKCYFIIGSGNGTLLEYLLEKNFHSKFYIIELFREIDYDEKYKDKLKNHNIYFYHNEDLNYIKISDAIRESFGMGIEILIHPNYENLRRELLHSVLEKIKMGTTTTKINNNTEKYFMFEWLIEPILNLSLSKEGKNLLDVKDKFEQRPIIIVASGPSLVDNLDFIKKNKDRAYIIASGSAVNGLLNYGISPDFVTIIDASITNFTAHFKNTKYTGPIITAGTTNHLILKHHPGEIYFTNLAQDSITNEVRPDFLMVPTVPSVALYSLLLTHYLNASEVYLVGQDLALKNGEYYASGVHKHKGIENLGPTKEVEGNTLEKVITTLPLASMLESFNNAVESIRKVNKQVKIYNLSTIGAKIKGVPYKNKNEIKLGETIDKSWISRTPIEKTLDYTNSLEYLEKLKSCKREVDEIVRKIDRMNSNAVTLQDLEKILKLIKKIRENKMLETHILNMIYSTTKSINNMFEYGFEDNFKTNSERVDMLIKLKFFVKYIQQYLEGLTDHKAWFEMDIDVSLENS, encoded by the coding sequence ATGTATACTGTTACGAAGGAAATTAATGCTAGAAAAATTGAATTATACATAGTACATGAAAATGTTACAAAAAAAACAATTTCATTAAACTCAAAGGTTTCTCCAAAAAAAGAGATTGAGAAATTTGGGAAACAAATTCAAAATAATAAGTGCTATTTTATTATTGGTTCTGGTAATGGTACTTTATTAGAGTATTTATTGGAAAAAAATTTTCATTCGAAGTTTTATATTATAGAACTTTTCCGTGAAATTGATTATGACGAAAAATATAAAGATAAGTTAAAAAATCATAACATATATTTTTATCATAATGAAGACTTGAATTATATTAAAATAAGTGATGCCATTAGAGAATCCTTTGGAATGGGTATTGAAATTTTAATTCATCCTAACTACGAAAATTTAAGGAGAGAATTACTACATTCTGTTCTAGAAAAAATAAAAATGGGTACCACTACTACGAAAATTAATAACAACACAGAGAAATATTTTATGTTTGAATGGTTAATTGAACCTATTTTAAATTTATCGCTATCAAAAGAAGGTAAAAATTTGCTTGATGTAAAGGATAAATTTGAACAAAGGCCAATTATTATAGTTGCATCGGGGCCATCATTAGTTGATAATCTAGATTTTATTAAGAAAAATAAAGATAGAGCATATATCATTGCTTCAGGTTCGGCTGTTAATGGATTATTGAACTATGGAATTTCTCCAGATTTCGTAACGATTATTGATGCGAGTATTACTAATTTCACTGCACATTTTAAAAATACGAAGTACACAGGTCCAATTATTACAGCAGGTACAACGAATCATTTAATATTAAAGCACCATCCGGGAGAAATTTATTTTACTAATTTAGCCCAAGACTCAATTACAAATGAAGTACGACCAGATTTTTTGATGGTACCAACTGTTCCATCCGTCGCACTCTATTCATTATTATTAACCCATTATTTAAATGCGAGTGAAGTTTACTTAGTTGGACAGGATTTGGCTTTGAAAAATGGAGAATATTATGCATCAGGTGTCCATAAACATAAAGGAATCGAGAATTTAGGACCAACTAAAGAAGTTGAGGGTAACACACTTGAGAAAGTAATTACTACTTTACCGTTAGCATCAATGTTGGAATCTTTTAATAATGCAGTGGAATCTATTCGAAAAGTAAATAAACAAGTAAAAATTTATAATCTATCAACAATTGGTGCAAAAATCAAGGGTGTTCCTTATAAAAATAAGAACGAAATAAAGTTGGGAGAAACAATTGATAAATCATGGATTTCTCGCACACCAATTGAAAAAACGTTAGACTATACAAATTCTCTTGAATATCTAGAAAAGCTTAAAAGTTGTAAAAGAGAAGTAGATGAAATTGTCCGAAAAATTGATCGAATGAATTCCAATGCAGTGACACTACAAGATTTAGAAAAAATATTAAAACTAATAAAAAAAATAAGAGAAAACAAAATGTTAGAAACGCATATTTTAAATATGATTTATTCTACAACAAAATCCATTAATAATATGTTTGAATATGGATTTGAGGACAATTTTAAAACGAATAGTGAACGGGTGGATATGTTAATTAAGTTGAAATTTTTTGTAAAGTATATCCAACAATATTTAGAAGGTTTAACCGATCATAAGGCTTGGTTTGAAATGGATATAGATGTTTCACTTGAAAACTCATAG
- a CDS encoding 6-hydroxymethylpterin diphosphokinase MptE-like protein gives MIFKVYNAKNGEKTLKVNDIQIYSKYSPSADATRFIEAEYDGTKSGYLLIGLGLGYHLKSLVELANGKKIFVYYFSDDEFRLFEKYNQYNWWKRDNIRFLNHIHVNELMDNVQVLIPSPWLKAIGQKHPLFHYLEVIKIHQISYKKNSNLLKENFYLNIALNDDSITYKRQSNIACLVAAGPSLNETAKWLVNKEKVVDIYAVGAALKPLLTNHIIPKAVVLSDPSDLTFQQFENIEYNGTLYYLSTANHKSVKYHKGPRIILFQQGYHLAEKQAKLKNAPLIETGGSVGTTTFSLLENSGYKQIVLFGQDLGFYGNQTHTNHSTSNQIITNDLFLRNEIANDGSSIYTNAMFQSFKFWYNQKMINTKVKVFNTAAKGAKINNVPLINEQQFQELLNGDML, from the coding sequence ATGATTTTCAAGGTTTATAATGCCAAAAATGGAGAAAAGACATTAAAAGTAAATGATATACAAATTTATAGCAAATATTCTCCCAGTGCAGATGCAACGCGATTTATTGAAGCAGAATATGATGGAACTAAAAGTGGATATTTACTAATTGGATTAGGTTTAGGATACCACTTAAAGTCACTGGTGGAACTAGCAAATGGAAAGAAAATCTTCGTTTACTATTTTTCAGATGATGAATTCCGTTTGTTTGAAAAATATAATCAGTACAACTGGTGGAAAAGAGATAATATACGTTTCTTAAATCATATCCATGTCAATGAGCTTATGGACAATGTTCAAGTTTTAATACCTTCACCATGGCTTAAAGCGATCGGACAAAAACACCCTTTATTTCATTATTTAGAAGTAATAAAAATTCATCAAATATCTTATAAAAAAAATAGCAATTTATTGAAAGAAAACTTTTATTTAAATATTGCTCTAAATGATGATTCAATTACCTATAAAAGACAGTCAAACATTGCATGTTTAGTAGCTGCTGGTCCATCTTTAAATGAAACCGCAAAATGGTTAGTCAATAAAGAAAAAGTAGTTGATATTTATGCTGTTGGTGCAGCTTTAAAACCTTTGCTAACCAATCATATTATTCCAAAGGCTGTTGTATTGTCAGATCCGAGTGATTTGACTTTCCAGCAATTTGAAAATATTGAATATAACGGAACACTGTATTATTTAAGTACTGCAAATCATAAAAGTGTGAAATATCACAAAGGACCAAGGATTATACTGTTTCAACAAGGATACCATCTCGCCGAAAAACAAGCAAAATTGAAAAATGCCCCGTTAATTGAAACGGGAGGATCTGTTGGAACAACGACGTTTAGTTTATTGGAAAACAGTGGATATAAGCAAATTGTATTATTTGGACAAGATTTAGGTTTTTACGGAAATCAAACCCATACAAACCACTCGACCTCAAATCAAATAATAACGAATGACTTGTTTTTAAGAAATGAGATTGCTAATGATGGCAGTAGCATATATACAAATGCGATGTTTCAATCTTTTAAGTTTTGGTATAACCAAAAAATGATAAATACAAAAGTAAAAGTTTTTAATACTGCTGCTAAAGGTGCAAAAATTAATAATGTACCGTTAATCAATGAACAACAATTTCAGGAATTGCTAAATGGAGATATGTTATGA
- a CDS encoding NAD-dependent 4,6-dehydratase LegB: MKKKILVTGADGFIGSHLTEELVRQGYNVRAFVYYNSFNSWGWLDYSPEVIKSSLDIFSGDIRDPYGVKEAMKGCTHVLHLASLIAIPYSYHSPSTYVDTNITGTLNIVQAARELGVEKIVHTSTSEVYGTAQYVPIDEHHPLQGQSPYSASKIGADQIAMSFYRSFDTPVTIIRPFNTYGPRQSARAVIPTIISQLANGKTKIKLGAISPTRDFNYVKDTVQGFISIMKSSKSIGEVINIGSNYEISIGETAEMIADIMGVDLQIETDEQRLRPQKSEVERLWADNTKAKELLGWKPKYGGKEGFRRGLEETIEWFTNPANLSQYKADVYNI, from the coding sequence ATGAAAAAGAAAATTTTAGTGACTGGTGCTGATGGATTTATAGGTTCTCATTTAACAGAAGAACTTGTACGTCAAGGATATAATGTTCGTGCATTTGTATATTATAACTCATTTAATTCTTGGGGATGGCTCGATTATTCTCCTGAAGTAATCAAATCATCTTTGGACATATTTTCAGGTGATATTCGTGATCCGTATGGCGTGAAAGAAGCAATGAAAGGATGTACGCATGTACTTCATTTAGCATCGCTCATTGCAATTCCATATTCTTATCATTCGCCATCAACATATGTTGACACAAATATTACAGGAACATTAAATATCGTTCAAGCTGCCCGGGAACTTGGTGTTGAAAAGATAGTGCACACATCAACGAGCGAGGTGTATGGAACAGCTCAATATGTACCAATTGATGAACATCATCCACTTCAAGGTCAATCGCCATATTCAGCTTCAAAAATTGGTGCTGATCAAATAGCGATGTCTTTTTATCGATCTTTTGATACTCCTGTAACAATTATTCGACCATTTAATACATACGGACCACGTCAATCGGCTCGAGCTGTCATTCCGACAATTATTAGTCAGTTGGCGAATGGAAAAACAAAGATTAAACTTGGTGCAATTTCTCCAACTAGAGATTTTAATTATGTAAAAGATACGGTACAAGGGTTTATCTCTATTATGAAGTCATCAAAATCTATTGGAGAAGTCATTAATATTGGATCGAATTATGAAATTTCAATTGGTGAAACGGCAGAAATGATTGCTGATATTATGGGTGTGGACTTACAAATTGAAACGGATGAACAACGTCTTCGTCCACAAAAGAGTGAAGTAGAAAGACTATGGGCTGATAATACAAAAGCTAAAGAATTGCTTGGATGGAAGCCTAAGTATGGTGGGAAAGAAGGATTCCGCCGTGGGCTAGAAGAAACCATCGAGTGGTTTACAAATCCAGCGAATTTATCACAATATAAGGCAGATGTTTACAATATATGA
- a CDS encoding LegC family aminotransferase, with the protein MMKEWERFANDVKKFYGKDVVPLHEPTFNQKEIEYVTNCIETGWVSSVGEYVSNFEEDLAKFVGVKRAVAVVNGTAALHIALKVAGVKAGDEVLMPSLTFIATANAVAYNRAIPHFVDVSYNTLGIDPKKLNHHLEQIGEFRNGELYNRQTNRRISAVLPMHTFGHPVDIDGLLEVCEKYRLVMVEDAAESLGSYYRGKHTGSYGKVSAFSFNGNKIITTGGGGAIVTNNDSLADYAKHLTTTAKIPHRWEYEHDEIGYNYRMPNLNAALGCAQLEKLTDFIIQKRTLTIKYEQLIQKLPGVQLFKEPAFAKSNYWLQTLILDNRYKRDDILVFLNDYGVMSRPIWKPLHLLKMYNENPRGNLNVTEDLNNRIINIPSTPLIEV; encoded by the coding sequence ATGATGAAAGAATGGGAACGGTTTGCTAATGATGTAAAAAAATTCTATGGGAAAGATGTTGTTCCGTTACACGAACCAACCTTTAATCAAAAGGAAATAGAATATGTGACAAATTGTATTGAAACAGGATGGGTTTCTTCAGTTGGAGAATATGTTAGCAATTTTGAAGAGGACCTTGCAAAATTTGTTGGAGTAAAACGGGCTGTTGCCGTTGTTAATGGAACTGCTGCTTTGCATATCGCATTAAAAGTAGCGGGAGTGAAAGCGGGGGATGAAGTGTTAATGCCTTCGCTTACTTTTATAGCTACAGCTAATGCTGTAGCTTATAATAGGGCTATTCCCCATTTTGTCGATGTTTCCTATAATACGCTAGGCATTGATCCAAAAAAACTGAATCATCATCTTGAACAGATTGGTGAATTTCGCAATGGAGAATTATATAACAGACAAACGAATCGTCGGATTTCTGCCGTTCTTCCAATGCACACCTTCGGTCATCCAGTAGATATAGATGGCTTGTTAGAAGTTTGTGAGAAATATCGTTTAGTAATGGTCGAAGATGCTGCAGAATCTTTAGGGTCATATTATAGGGGAAAACATACCGGAAGTTATGGGAAAGTTAGTGCGTTTAGCTTTAATGGGAATAAGATTATAACTACTGGTGGTGGAGGAGCCATCGTTACAAATAATGACTCCTTAGCTGATTATGCGAAACATTTAACCACAACAGCTAAAATTCCACATCGCTGGGAATATGAACATGATGAAATTGGTTATAATTACCGAATGCCTAATCTTAATGCTGCTCTTGGATGTGCTCAATTAGAAAAATTAACGGATTTTATTATACAGAAACGTACTTTGACAATTAAATATGAACAGTTGATACAGAAACTTCCAGGAGTTCAATTATTTAAAGAACCTGCATTCGCTAAAAGTAATTATTGGTTACAAACTTTAATTTTAGATAACCGATATAAACGAGATGACATTCTTGTATTTTTAAATGATTACGGTGTCATGAGTCGACCGATTTGGAAACCGCTGCATTTATTAAAAATGTATAACGAAAATCCTAGGGGCAATTTAAATGTAACTGAAGATTTAAACAATCGAATTATTAACATTCCAAGTACACCATTAATTGAGGTGTGA
- the neuC gene encoding UDP-N-acetylglucosamine 2-epimerase, which produces MKRKICIVTGTRAEYGLLYWLMKRIKSDKELELQIIATGMHLSPEFGLTYKQIEKDGFEINEKIEMLLSADTPTAITKSIGLGVISFADAFDNLQPDVVVLLGDRFEIFAAAQSAMIMRIPIAHIHGGEITEGAIDDSIRHSITKMSQIHFTATEVYRKRVIQMGEHPKTVYNVGTLGIEGIKNTPLLSLKELSDYVGLKLKKYFLITLHPTTLQSSTAEEQIKILLNVLDKWKDYQLIFTKTNADTDGRNINRYIDNYVENNFNRARVFDSLGQVRYLSAIKHCEMVIGNSSSGLLEVPYFRKPTINIGIRQQGRLKADSVIDCDFNKKSIMKGMKKAFSPTFTKKIYQMPMVYGEGNTSEEIVNILKNMSLKSTMKQFYDIM; this is translated from the coding sequence ATGAAACGAAAAATCTGTATTGTAACAGGAACCAGAGCGGAATACGGACTGCTTTATTGGTTAATGAAAAGAATAAAATCTGATAAAGAACTTGAATTACAAATTATTGCAACAGGTATGCATCTTTCTCCAGAATTCGGCTTAACTTATAAACAAATAGAAAAAGATGGTTTTGAAATTAATGAAAAGATTGAGATGCTTTTATCTGCGGACACACCGACAGCTATAACAAAATCCATTGGTTTGGGTGTAATTTCATTTGCTGATGCGTTTGACAACTTACAACCGGATGTAGTTGTTTTATTAGGAGATCGTTTTGAAATATTTGCCGCTGCACAATCGGCCATGATTATGAGGATTCCAATTGCACATATTCATGGTGGAGAAATAACTGAAGGTGCAATAGATGATTCAATTCGACATTCCATTACGAAAATGTCTCAAATTCATTTTACGGCTACTGAAGTATATAGAAAACGGGTCATACAAATGGGGGAACACCCAAAAACTGTGTATAATGTTGGCACACTTGGAATTGAAGGAATTAAAAATACACCTTTGCTCAGTTTAAAAGAATTATCTGATTATGTAGGATTAAAATTAAAAAAATATTTTCTAATTACCCTTCACCCTACAACATTACAAAGTAGTACGGCTGAAGAGCAAATTAAGATATTATTAAATGTTCTTGATAAATGGAAAGATTATCAATTGATTTTTACGAAAACGAATGCAGATACGGATGGCAGAAATATTAATCGATATATTGATAATTATGTAGAAAACAACTTTAATCGGGCACGGGTGTTTGATTCCTTAGGACAAGTGAGATATTTAAGTGCAATCAAGCATTGTGAGATGGTTATTGGCAATTCTTCGAGCGGACTTTTAGAAGTTCCTTATTTTAGAAAACCAACTATTAATATTGGGATACGCCAACAGGGAAGATTGAAAGCAGACTCTGTAATTGATTGTGATTTTAATAAAAAATCCATCATGAAAGGTATGAAAAAAGCCTTTTCTCCAACATTTACTAAAAAAATATATCAAATGCCTATGGTATATGGTGAAGGAAATACATCCGAAGAAATCGTTAACATTTTAAAAAATATGAGTCTTAAAAGTACTATGAAACAATTTTATGATATAATGTGA
- the neuB gene encoding N-acetylneuraminate synthase has protein sequence MKTYIIAEAGVNHNGSLELAKKLVDVAKQAGADAVKFQTFKAENLVTKFAQQANYQVENLGEATSQFSMLKQLELSFEEFVELRNYCNNQQIDFLSTPFDYESVDFLFDDLNIPMAKIPSGELTNSPFIHYIAKKRKPIILSTGMATIKEIHEALSFIAFGLAKPNERVNEQKVRTYYRTEEAKSILKKFIKILHCTTEYPAPFETVNLKAMVEMKKEFQLPIGLSDHSKGISVPIAAAALGATIIEKHFTLDCSMEGPDHIASLEPRELSEMIQSIREVELALGTGKKDPTPVELQNRIPARKSLVAKKSIQAGELFTEENLTVKRPGNGISPKNYWNYLGKIAQKSYMEDQLIDE, from the coding sequence ATGAAAACCTATATTATAGCGGAAGCAGGTGTGAATCATAATGGTTCGTTAGAGCTTGCAAAAAAGTTAGTGGATGTTGCGAAACAAGCTGGTGCTGATGCGGTGAAATTTCAAACCTTTAAAGCTGAAAATTTAGTGACGAAGTTTGCTCAACAAGCAAATTATCAAGTCGAAAATCTAGGTGAAGCAACTTCCCAATTTTCCATGCTAAAACAACTTGAATTGTCTTTTGAAGAATTTGTTGAATTGAGGAATTACTGTAATAATCAGCAAATTGATTTTTTGTCGACACCGTTTGATTATGAGAGTGTTGATTTTTTGTTTGATGACTTAAATATACCAATGGCTAAAATACCATCTGGTGAATTAACGAATTCGCCGTTTATTCATTATATCGCAAAAAAACGGAAACCAATCATTTTATCTACAGGGATGGCAACGATTAAAGAAATTCATGAAGCATTATCATTTATTGCCTTTGGTTTGGCGAAACCCAATGAAAGAGTAAATGAGCAAAAGGTTCGGACGTATTATAGAACAGAAGAGGCAAAATCGATTTTAAAAAAATTTATTAAAATTTTGCATTGCACGACTGAATATCCAGCTCCATTTGAAACTGTCAATTTAAAAGCAATGGTAGAGATGAAAAAAGAATTTCAATTGCCTATCGGTTTATCGGATCACTCGAAAGGTATTTCTGTACCAATTGCTGCTGCTGCATTAGGTGCGACTATTATCGAAAAGCACTTTACTCTTGATTGCTCGATGGAAGGTCCAGATCATATTGCCTCACTAGAACCCCGTGAACTTTCAGAAATGATTCAAAGTATTAGAGAAGTGGAACTAGCTTTGGGAACGGGTAAAAAAGACCCAACACCTGTTGAACTACAAAATCGTATCCCGGCTAGGAAAAGTTTAGTGGCAAAAAAATCTATTCAGGCTGGTGAGTTGTTTACTGAAGAAAATTTAACAGTTAAACGGCCAGGAAACGGTATTTCACCAAAAAATTATTGGAATTATCTGGGTAAGATTGCTCAAAAATCATACATGGAGGATCAACTGATTGATGAATAG
- a CDS encoding acetyltransferase, whose protein sequence is MNRPIIIIGNGGHASVLSEILLEQKRKIIGFTAPQKEENSFSIPYIGQDDVIFHYGINEIELVLGIGTVGDTTIRKNLFHLFKNRGYRFSNVIHPKSIIAPSVKFGEGVQVMAGAIIQTNTILADNIIVNTGAKIDHNCQIESHVHIAPGSVISGGVTIKSSTHIGAGSTIIQGIKIGSNCLVGAGTVVVRDVQEHKKVLGVPAREVNI, encoded by the coding sequence ATGAATAGACCCATTATTATCATTGGTAATGGTGGTCATGCATCCGTATTATCAGAAATTTTACTTGAACAAAAAAGGAAGATTATTGGGTTTACTGCGCCTCAAAAAGAAGAGAATTCATTTAGTATTCCTTACATTGGGCAAGATGATGTAATTTTTCATTACGGAATAAATGAAATTGAATTAGTATTAGGTATTGGTACTGTGGGAGATACAACAATTCGTAAAAATTTATTTCACTTGTTTAAAAATCGAGGATATCGTTTTTCAAACGTCATTCATCCTAAATCAATAATTGCCCCATCTGTTAAATTCGGTGAGGGAGTTCAAGTTATGGCAGGGGCAATTATTCAAACAAATACAATATTAGCCGATAATATAATTGTAAATACGGGTGCCAAAATTGATCATAATTGTCAAATAGAGTCTCACGTACATATTGCTCCTGGAAGCGTCATTTCAGGTGGTGTCACAATAAAAAGTAGTACACATATTGGTGCTGGTTCTACGATTATCCAAGGAATTAAGATTGGTTCCAATTGTTTGGTGGGTGCTGGTACCGTTGTTGTACGTGATGTACAAGAACATAAAAAAGTATTAGGGGTACCTGCAAGGGAAGTGAACATATGA